The DNA region AAATTTTGAAAAAGGAGGAGGTTTTGTTTAAAGATGAGGAGGAGGTTCACTTCTTATCAATAAAATTTCCTCTCAGAGATGTAAATAATAATATTTATGGTATTTGCGGAATATCAACAAATATAAGCGATCGGAAAATAATCGAACAAAAGCTTAGAGAAAGTGAAGAAAGATATAGGCTACTTTTTGAAACTTCACAAGAAGGGATAATGGTTGGGCAGAATTTTAAAGTTGTATACTTTAATCCTGTTATTCCAATTATAACAGGATATAGTCCTGAAGAATTATATGATATGAACTTTTTAGATCTTGTACATAAAGATGACGTAAAAACTGTTTATGATAACTACAATAAAAGAATTTCTGGGAATGTTATCGAACAAAAATATCGTATTAGGATTATTATGAAAGATGGAACTATATCATGGATTGCCATAAGTGGAGTTTATTTTGAATGGGAAGGAGAACCTGCTACATTGAATTTTATCGAAGATGTAACTAAAATGAAGATTATAGAAGATGCTTTGATTGAAAATGAAGAGAAGTATAGGTTATTGACTGAATTTACATCCGATGTAATATGGATTTTAAACTTAAATAGAGAATGTTTTACCTATATTAGTCCTTCTGTATTTCAACTTAGAGGTTTGACTGTAGAAGAAGCAATGAATGAAAGTTTAGATGATTCTTTACATAAAGATTCAATTGAGTATGTCAAAGAGAGGATAAATGAAGGTTTAAAAACATTCCTTGAAAATCCAAATTCCAATAAATATTATCATGACGAGGTTAGACAGTATCACAAAGACGGGACATTGTTATGGATTGAAGTTGCTACTCAGTTTAGATTTAATAATCTTAATGAAATAGAAATTGTTGGAGTCAGCAGAAATATTAATGATCGTAAAGCAATGGAGTTTGAGCTCATTAAATCAAAAGAAGAAGCTGAAAAAGCAAACAAAGCTAAAAGTGAATTTCTAGCAAATATGAGTCACGAATTCAGAACTCCTTTAAACGCAATTTTAGGTTTTAGCAATAATCTTCTATCACTTGTCAAGGATGAGAAACAAAGAAGTTCTTTACATTCAATTAAGAAATCAGGATCACTTCTTTTAACGCTAGTTAATGATATTCTTGATCTGTCAAAAGTGGAGGCAGGAAAGCTTACTTTTCATTTTGCAAAGTTTAGTACAAAATCGTTTATTGATGACATAGTACAAGTTTTTAAAATGAGAGCTGAAGATAAAAAATTGGATTTCCAAATAGAAATTGATAGCGAATTTCCAGAATTTATAATTTTTGACGAGTTAAGGATTCATCAGGTTCTTACTAATTTACTTAGTAACGCATTTAAGTTTACTGATGAAGGTTTTGTTAAACTTAAACTCTCTTTTTTTAGATTTAATGGTACGTTAAAGGTTGAAGTTCAAGATTCTGGTATCGGAATAAAAGAGACTGAACTAGATAGAATTTTCATTGTCTTTGAACAACAATCTGGTCAAGATTCTAAAAAATATGAAGGCACAGGGCTTGGTTTATCAATTACAAAAAAAATTGTTGAATTGTTAAATGGAAAAATTTCAGTTCAAAGTAAATTTGGTGAAGGTTCTATTTTTATTGTGGAATTTTTAAATATTGAATATTCCGGAGTAACAGAAAGTTTTTATAATGATTCTAATCCTGAATCATTGTACAAAGAAAACTTGTATTTGTTTAATAAAAATGAATTTGATTTTTCTTCTATAGGAAACAAGTCAAAAGTTGTTGAAATAATAAGAGAGATCCTAATTCCAGAATCTGAAATTTTTACAAGAGTTATAAAAATTGATGAAATTGAGAAGTTTGGTATTAAAATTGGTTTGTTTGCTGATACTTTTAACGAGAACTTTTTCACTGTACTTTCAAAAAAGATACTTTTTATTTCTGAAACATTCAATGTTCCAGAAATAAAGAAAATTCCAGTATATTTAGATAAAATTGCAAATTTGTTTGAGGAGAAAAATGATGAACTATAAAAATTCTGGTTCAGTTCTTATTGTAGATGACAATCTAACAAACATTCAGGTATTAGGTGAAATTCTTAAAAAAAGTAATTATTTTGTCAATATTGCGATGAGTGGAGGGGAAGCATTGCAATTTCTAGAATATGAAAAAGTGGAAATTATATTATTGGATATAATGATGCCAGATCTTGATGGATATGAAGTTTGCAGAAGATTGAAAAAAGATAATAGGTTTAAACATATTCCAGTAATATTTCTCACTGCTAAAAATCAAACAGAAGATATAATAAAAGGATTTGAAGTTGGAGCAGTAGATTATGTAACAAAACCATACAATAAACTAGAACTACTTGCTAGAGTATCTGTTCATGTAAATTTGATACGATCTATTAGAGAAATTAATGAATTAAGAACATATCTTCCAATTTGTGCAAGTTGTAAGAGTATAAGAAATGATGAAGGTTATTGGGAACAGATTGAGAAATATTTCCAAGACAACAGTGATATTAAATTTTCTCATAGTATCTGTCCAACTTGTAAACATAAATTATATCCTGACCTCTATGATGAAAAAGGAATATTGATAAAAAAAACCAAAAAAAGTGATAATGATGAACGATAAAAAATATTATGATTTCAGTACTTTTTTGAAGGAGAATTATCCTTTTAAAAAGGTAGGAAAAATTGGAGTAACTCTAAATACTCCTTGTCCAAATGATCCCCCCTGCAAGTTTTGTAATTCATCTTCTTTTGTTCCTTATTCAATTAAAGGTATTAAAAGTATTAGAGAGCAGATAATAAACTCTATTCCATTTTTATCAAAAAAATACAAGACTAACGATTTTATTGCATATTTTCAGGACAATACATCTACTTATGGTGATCCTCAATTTTTAGAAAAATCATTTTCCGAAGCCTGTAGTATTAAAGATATCAAAATTTTGAACTTGTCTACCCGACCAGACTATATCAACGAGGATATATTGGAAATTATAAATAAAGGATCATTGGGGAAGCCTGTCTGGCTCGAACTTGGACTACAAAGTTTTTCTGATAAAACTTTAAAAGATATTAACAGAGGTCATGATACTTCATGTTTTTTAAAAGCGTATAATCTAATTAGAAAAAGAACTAATTTTAAAGTTGGATTTCACGTAATTCTCGGTCTTCAAGGTGAAAAAATGAGTGACTTCATCTATACTGCACAAAAAATAAATGACTTGAGACCGGATTACATAAAAATTTCACATCTTCAAATCGTTTCAGGAAGTGAATACGAGAAAGAATATAGACTTGGGAAAATAACTGTCTTTAGTAAAGAGGAATATCTTGAAGTATTAACAGAATTCATTGCAAATCTTCATAAAAATATCAGCATACATAGAATTGTTGGAAGTGCTCACTCGAAAGAATTAATCGCTCCAGTGTGGGGAACATTGAAAGAGTCTTTTGTTGAAGCATTAAAAAATTATATGCTCGATAAAAATCTGAGTCAGGGCTGTAGACTCGAGGACATATAGCGTCTATCAAAGATAGCTATCTATTTAAATATTTGATATTTAATTTACATAATCAGAGGAATGATTTTTTCAGTTTCTTGATTTCCATAATCCAAAAATCCAAATAATAATTACTTATATAGCTAATAGCGTCAAATCCTCTAAGTCAACAATGAGTTCCTCATTATTATTAAATGACTTATAGAATTCCTATATGATGTCCTTAAATGAAACATTATCAGAAAGATCAAAGCTCTCTCAGAAATTTAGATTAAATTTTGTAATGTTTTTATAGTTATAGAAAAAAATATTACTAAACTTATCATCATAAAAATAAAACAAATTTTGCTTTTTATTATTCTAATGTCGTATTATTGAATAATATATCAACAAAACGGAGATTATTATGGCTGAATGTGAATGTATAGCTGGATGTCCTTTTTTTAATGACAAAATGAAAGATACTGAAGGCCTAGGAGCAATCTATAAGAAAAAATATTGCTTGGGGGATAAAACTATATGTGCTAGATACATGGTTTTTAAAAAACTTGGCAAACAAGCTGTTCCAGCGAATTTATATCCTAATCAGCACGATAAGGCTAATGCAATAATAAACGGGGAGTAATCCCCCTTTTGTACGATTCGTAAAAACTCTATCAATATTCTAA from Candidatus Delongbacteria bacterium includes:
- a CDS encoding response regulator, which codes for MNYKNSGSVLIVDDNLTNIQVLGEILKKSNYFVNIAMSGGEALQFLEYEKVEIILLDIMMPDLDGYEVCRRLKKDNRFKHIPVIFLTAKNQTEDIIKGFEVGAVDYVTKPYNKLELLARVSVHVNLIRSIREINELRTYLPICASCKSIRNDEGYWEQIEKYFQDNSDIKFSHSICPTCKHKLYPDLYDEKGILIKKTKKSDNDER
- a CDS encoding TIGR01212 family radical SAM protein (This family includes YhcC from E. coli K-12, an uncharacterized radical SAM protein.) — protein: MNDKKYYDFSTFLKENYPFKKVGKIGVTLNTPCPNDPPCKFCNSSSFVPYSIKGIKSIREQIINSIPFLSKKYKTNDFIAYFQDNTSTYGDPQFLEKSFSEACSIKDIKILNLSTRPDYINEDILEIINKGSLGKPVWLELGLQSFSDKTLKDINRGHDTSCFLKAYNLIRKRTNFKVGFHVILGLQGEKMSDFIYTAQKINDLRPDYIKISHLQIVSGSEYEKEYRLGKITVFSKEEYLEVLTEFIANLHKNISIHRIVGSAHSKELIAPVWGTLKESFVEALKNYMLDKNLSQGCRLEDI